From Halomicrobium salinisoli, the proteins below share one genomic window:
- a CDS encoding MutS-related protein: protein MRLEEYWGIGPKTSELLAEELGVERAVEAIEAADTRALTAAGLSRGRATRILRRATGKEAMDLLATRDARDVYKELLDLAEQHAVTDAAADRVRVLTPLPSREAMEERLDDVLAARDAWASLDEPTRSDVLSAFERRTNPEGDELGAVRAALALQDAGVDAGVFAPVADLDGDALADAERALAGLQGGDRVGAGADEELDRLRDRLGRVEDLAAAPAEVVEELESAARRPSEFQDALSRYLTDEAGVDAARVREAMPGEAADAHEFVDASLRALSGDLREAVDERERDVAATLEDDLAAARDTVDRAVEAVDDAALYVSLARFAMAYDLTRPTLVEDRETVAVRGARNLALAAGGADVQPVTYAVGDHDLEAGRDPPRGDRVAVLTGANSGGKTTLLETLCQVQLLAQMGLPVPAEAAEVGLVDAVVFHRRHASFNAGVLESTLRSVVPPLTDAGRTLMLVDEFEAITEPGSAAELLHGLVTLTVDRAALGVFVTHLADDLEPLPDAARTDGIFAEGLTPDLELSVDYQPRFGTVGKSTPEFIVSRLVANADDPVERSGFETLAEAVGEEAVQRTLSDARWSA, encoded by the coding sequence ATGCGACTGGAGGAGTACTGGGGCATCGGCCCGAAGACGAGCGAGTTGCTGGCGGAGGAACTGGGCGTCGAGCGGGCCGTCGAGGCGATCGAGGCCGCCGACACGCGGGCGCTGACCGCGGCGGGGCTCTCCCGCGGGCGGGCGACGCGGATCCTCCGGCGGGCCACCGGAAAGGAGGCGATGGACCTCCTGGCGACGCGGGACGCCCGCGACGTGTACAAGGAGCTGCTGGACCTGGCCGAGCAACACGCCGTGACCGACGCGGCGGCCGACCGGGTCCGGGTGCTGACGCCGCTGCCCTCCCGCGAAGCGATGGAGGAGCGGCTGGACGACGTGCTGGCGGCGCGGGACGCCTGGGCGTCGCTGGACGAGCCGACCCGTTCGGACGTGCTGTCGGCGTTCGAGCGGCGGACGAATCCCGAGGGCGACGAACTCGGCGCCGTCCGGGCCGCGCTGGCGCTGCAGGACGCCGGCGTCGACGCCGGGGTCTTCGCGCCCGTGGCCGACCTCGACGGGGACGCGCTGGCGGACGCCGAGCGGGCGCTGGCGGGCCTGCAGGGCGGCGACCGCGTCGGCGCGGGCGCCGACGAGGAGCTGGACCGGCTGCGCGACCGCCTGGGACGGGTCGAGGACCTCGCCGCCGCGCCGGCAGAGGTCGTCGAGGAACTGGAGTCCGCCGCGCGGCGGCCGTCGGAGTTCCAGGACGCCCTCTCGCGGTACCTCACCGACGAGGCCGGCGTCGACGCGGCGCGGGTCCGCGAGGCGATGCCCGGCGAGGCCGCCGACGCCCACGAGTTCGTCGACGCGAGCCTGCGGGCGCTGTCCGGCGACCTCCGCGAGGCCGTCGACGAGCGAGAGCGCGATGTGGCGGCGACGCTGGAGGACGACCTCGCGGCGGCGCGAGACACCGTGGATCGGGCCGTCGAGGCGGTCGACGACGCCGCGCTGTACGTCTCGCTGGCCCGGTTCGCCATGGCCTACGACCTCACTCGCCCGACGCTCGTCGAGGACCGCGAGACGGTCGCGGTGCGGGGGGCGCGCAACCTCGCGCTCGCGGCCGGCGGCGCGGACGTCCAGCCGGTCACCTACGCCGTCGGCGACCACGACCTCGAAGCCGGCCGCGACCCGCCGCGGGGCGACCGCGTGGCCGTCCTGACGGGGGCCAACTCCGGCGGGAAGACGACGCTGCTGGAGACGCTGTGCCAGGTCCAGCTGCTGGCCCAGATGGGTCTGCCCGTCCCGGCCGAGGCGGCCGAGGTGGGGCTGGTCGACGCCGTCGTGTTCCACCGCCGGCACGCCTCGTTCAACGCCGGCGTCCTCGAGTCGACGCTACGGTCGGTCGTCCCGCCGCTGACCGACGCCGGCCGGACGCTGATGCTGGTCGACGAGTTCGAGGCCATCACGGAGCCGGGCAGTGCCGCGGAGCTGCTGCACGGCCTGGTGACGCTGACGGTCGACCGCGCGGCGCTGGGCGTGTTCGTCACCCACCTCGCCGACGACCTGGAGCCGCTGCCCGACGCGGCGCGCACCGACGGCATCTTCGCCGAGGGGCTGACGCCGGACCTCGAGCTGTCTGTGGACTACCAGCCCCGCTTCGGCACCGTCGGAAAGTCCACGCCGGAGTTCATCGTCTCGCGGCTGGTGGCCAACGCCGACGACCCCGTCGAGCGGTCGGGCTTCGAGACGCTCGCCGAGGCCGTCGGCGAGGAGGCCGTCCAGCGGACGCTCTCGGACGCGCGCTGGTCGGCGTAG
- a CDS encoding VOC family protein: MSDSKARLVGINHVALTVDDRDDALAFYESVFEFELRGETESSVFLDMGDQFIAISEVDDPETADEHRHFGLVVDDADAVERRLAETDAEVLDTPGLDFRDPWGNRVQVVAYEDVQFTKADHVLAGMGLDDLEKTDDAIAELAEKGMSPE, from the coding sequence ATGTCCGATAGCAAAGCGCGCCTCGTCGGGATCAACCACGTGGCGCTCACAGTCGACGACCGCGACGACGCCCTCGCCTTCTACGAGTCGGTGTTCGAGTTCGAGTTACGGGGCGAGACCGAGTCGTCGGTGTTCCTCGACATGGGCGACCAGTTCATCGCGATCTCCGAGGTGGACGACCCAGAAACGGCGGACGAGCACCGGCACTTCGGGCTCGTGGTCGACGACGCGGACGCCGTCGAGCGCCGCCTCGCGGAGACCGACGCGGAGGTGCTGGACACCCCCGGGCTCGACTTCCGCGACCCGTGGGGCAACCGCGTTCAGGTCGTCGCCTACGAGGACGTCCAGTTCACCAAGGCAGACCACGTGCTCGCGGGGATGGGGCTGGACGACCTGGAGAAGACCGACGACGCTATCGCCGAACTCGCGGAGAAGGGAATGTCGCCCGAGTAG
- a CDS encoding halocyanin domain-containing protein, whose protein sequence is MASPDGFDSDGSTAERAGPGTRAGVTRRTAIRAMAGGAAVTAATAATPGAVAQDGGPDYGGWFDDVSNFDGTVDQTGQDSVTVAVGAEGNDGAFAFEPAAVAVSPGTTVQWEWTGQGGGHNVVSPEDGPLDSETYSESGVNYEQTFEEEGTFRYVCVPHESLGMKGAVVVSEESVGSAPAEGGGEAGGSGGGGGGGQASETVVGLLAAAGLAAFLSPLAFALFLRNRARREGRSGR, encoded by the coding sequence ATGGCGTCTCCAGACGGCTTCGACTCGGACGGTTCGACGGCCGAGCGGGCGGGCCCCGGCACCCGCGCCGGCGTCACTCGCCGGACGGCCATCAGGGCAATGGCGGGCGGTGCCGCCGTGACCGCGGCGACGGCGGCGACGCCCGGGGCGGTCGCGCAGGACGGCGGACCGGACTACGGCGGCTGGTTCGACGACGTCAGTAACTTCGACGGGACCGTCGACCAGACGGGCCAGGACTCGGTCACGGTCGCCGTCGGCGCCGAGGGCAACGACGGCGCCTTCGCCTTCGAGCCGGCGGCCGTGGCGGTCAGTCCCGGTACGACGGTCCAGTGGGAGTGGACCGGTCAGGGCGGCGGCCACAACGTCGTTTCGCCCGAGGACGGCCCGCTCGACTCGGAGACCTACTCCGAGTCCGGCGTCAACTACGAGCAGACCTTCGAGGAGGAAGGCACGTTCCGATACGTCTGCGTGCCCCACGAGAGCCTCGGGATGAAGGGCGCGGTCGTCGTCAGCGAGGAGAGCGTCGGCAGCGCCCCGGCGGAGGGCGGCGGAGAGGCCGGCGGTAGCGGCGGGGGCGGCGGGGGCGGCCAGGCCTCGGAGACCGTCGTCGGACTCCTCGCCGCTGCGGGACTCGCGGCCTTCCTCTCCCCGCTCGCGTTCGCGCTGTTCCTCCGGAACCGTGCTCGGCGGGAGGGTCGGTCAGGTCGCTGA
- a CDS encoding heavy metal translocating P-type ATPase gives MTESTAGTEPPDDAGGELRFSVPDMDCASCAAKVESAVDGVDGVADVDTRPTTGTVVVRVREAVAESTVVAAIERAGYSVPAADADGEGDGPANVWTSPRAIATGIGAAALFAGLLIEFGVVEIEATVATVLGAPIGVADVLFLAAVALAGREIVRGGLYSARNVSLDIDFLMTVAIVAAISATLLSPEASLFSEAATLAVLFSTAELLEEHSMDQARSSLRELMDLSPDEATVRRDGEEVTVPVDELSIGDRVVIPPGEKIPADGTVVEGASAVDESPITGESVPADKDVGDEVYAGTINEEGYLEVEVEAEPGDDTLSQIVRLVEDAEADKTEREQFVDRFSGYYTPLMVAVAVGVATIPPLAFGADWITWFVYGITMLVLACPCAFVISTPVTVVSGITSAAKNGVLIKGGDRLEAMGQVDAVALDKTGTITRGELSVTDVIPIGDRDEEDVLRCARGLEERSEHPIGEAIVAHADDRAVEGTEVGEFESLTGEGVRATLAGDPHYAGNPDLFEELGFDLGRVHVLDGGDDLAAEVHHACERQGCLGLVEDAIPRLREEGKTVVLVGNEDELEGVIAVADEVRPGAAWTVQRLRELGVETVMLTGDEERTARAIADEVGIDQVRAGLLPDEKVDAVEGLLEEYPDGVAMVGDGVNDAPALATATVGVAMGAAGTDAAIETADVALMADDVTKLPYLSELARDANGIIRQNVWASLGMKALLAVGVPLGYVSVAVAVLLGDAGMTVGVTGNAMRLSQVQPEEADDEPAAA, from the coding sequence ATGACCGAGAGCACCGCAGGAACGGAGCCTCCGGACGACGCCGGCGGCGAGCTGCGTTTCTCCGTTCCGGACATGGACTGCGCGTCCTGCGCCGCGAAGGTGGAGTCGGCCGTCGACGGGGTCGACGGGGTCGCGGACGTGGACACGCGGCCGACAACGGGCACGGTCGTCGTGCGAGTCCGCGAGGCCGTCGCCGAGAGCACGGTCGTCGCCGCCATCGAGCGGGCCGGCTACAGCGTGCCCGCGGCGGACGCGGACGGCGAGGGGGACGGACCAGCGAACGTCTGGACGAGTCCGCGCGCGATAGCGACGGGGATCGGCGCGGCGGCGCTGTTCGCCGGCCTGCTGATCGAGTTCGGCGTCGTCGAGATCGAGGCGACCGTGGCGACGGTCCTGGGGGCACCGATCGGCGTCGCGGACGTCCTCTTCCTCGCGGCCGTCGCGCTGGCCGGCCGCGAGATCGTCCGCGGCGGGCTCTACTCCGCGCGGAACGTCTCGCTGGACATCGACTTCCTGATGACGGTCGCCATCGTCGCGGCCATCTCGGCGACGCTGCTCTCGCCGGAGGCGTCGCTGTTCTCCGAGGCGGCCACGCTGGCGGTCCTGTTCAGCACCGCCGAGCTGCTGGAGGAGCACTCGATGGACCAGGCCCGCTCCTCGCTGCGCGAACTGATGGACCTCTCGCCCGACGAGGCGACGGTCCGGCGCGACGGCGAGGAGGTGACGGTCCCGGTCGACGAGCTGTCGATCGGCGACCGCGTCGTGATCCCGCCCGGCGAGAAGATCCCCGCCGACGGCACCGTCGTCGAGGGGGCCAGCGCCGTCGACGAATCACCGATCACCGGCGAGAGCGTCCCCGCGGACAAGGACGTCGGCGACGAGGTCTACGCCGGGACGATCAACGAGGAGGGGTACCTGGAGGTCGAGGTCGAGGCCGAACCCGGCGACGACACGCTCTCGCAGATCGTCCGCCTCGTCGAGGACGCCGAGGCCGACAAGACCGAGCGCGAGCAGTTCGTCGACCGCTTCTCCGGCTACTACACGCCCCTGATGGTCGCCGTCGCCGTGGGCGTCGCGACGATTCCGCCCCTCGCCTTCGGCGCCGACTGGATCACCTGGTTCGTCTACGGCATCACGATGCTCGTGCTGGCCTGCCCCTGCGCGTTCGTCATCTCGACGCCCGTCACCGTGGTCTCGGGGATCACCAGCGCAGCGAAGAACGGCGTCCTGATCAAGGGCGGCGACCGCCTGGAGGCGATGGGGCAGGTCGACGCCGTCGCGCTGGACAAGACGGGCACCATCACGCGGGGCGAGCTGTCGGTGACGGACGTGATCCCCATCGGCGACCGCGACGAGGAGGACGTGCTGCGCTGCGCTCGCGGGCTGGAGGAGCGCTCGGAGCACCCCATCGGCGAGGCCATCGTCGCCCACGCCGACGACCGCGCCGTCGAGGGCACCGAGGTCGGCGAGTTCGAGAGCCTCACCGGCGAGGGCGTCCGGGCGACGCTGGCCGGCGACCCCCACTACGCCGGCAACCCGGACCTGTTCGAGGAGCTCGGGTTCGACCTCGGCCGCGTCCACGTCCTCGACGGCGGCGACGACCTCGCCGCGGAGGTCCACCACGCCTGCGAGCGCCAGGGCTGTCTCGGCCTCGTCGAGGACGCCATCCCGCGGCTCCGTGAGGAGGGCAAGACCGTCGTCCTCGTCGGCAACGAGGACGAGCTGGAGGGCGTCATCGCCGTCGCCGACGAGGTCCGCCCCGGCGCCGCGTGGACGGTCCAGCGGCTCCGCGAACTGGGCGTCGAGACGGTGATGCTCACCGGCGACGAGGAGCGGACCGCCCGCGCCATCGCCGACGAGGTCGGCATCGACCAGGTCCGCGCGGGTCTGCTGCCCGACGAGAAGGTCGACGCCGTCGAGGGGCTGCTCGAGGAGTACCCCGACGGCGTCGCCATGGTGGGCGACGGCGTCAACGACGCCCCCGCGCTCGCCACGGCGACCGTCGGCGTCGCCATGGGCGCGGCCGGCACCGACGCCGCCATCGAGACGGCCGACGTCGCGCTGATGGCCGACGACGTGACGAAACTGCCCTACCTCTCGGAGCTGGCCCGCGACGCGAACGGCATCATCCGACAGAACGTCTGGGCGAGCCTCGGCATGAAGGCCCTGCTGGCCGTTGGCGTCCCGCTGGGGTACGTCTCGGTGGCGGTGGCCGTCCTCCTCGGCGACGCCGGCATGACTGTCGGCGTCACCGGCAACGCGATGCGCCTCTCGCAGGTCCAGCCGGAGGAGGCCGACGACGAGCCCGCCGCGGCCTGA
- a CDS encoding archease, which translates to MPFELRDHTADVAVEATGETLGEAFAAVADGLTAAMCDDVPRGGERFALEVTAESREAALFDYLDELIYRRDVDGVLPADSEATVERADGEWRVSATARGVPLADVVARDVKAVTYSEMDLSETDGGWRAYVVFDV; encoded by the coding sequence GTGCCATTCGAGCTACGCGACCACACGGCGGACGTGGCCGTCGAGGCCACCGGCGAGACGCTGGGCGAGGCGTTCGCGGCCGTCGCCGACGGGCTGACGGCCGCCATGTGCGACGACGTCCCCCGCGGCGGCGAGCGGTTCGCCCTCGAAGTGACGGCGGAGAGCCGCGAGGCCGCCCTCTTCGACTACCTCGACGAACTGATCTACCGGCGGGACGTCGACGGCGTCCTGCCGGCCGACAGCGAGGCGACCGTCGAACGGGCCGACGGCGAGTGGCGCGTCTCGGCCACCGCCCGCGGCGTCCCGCTGGCCGACGTCGTCGCCCGCGACGTCAAGGCGGTCACCTACTCGGAGATGGACCTCTCCGAGACGGACGGCGGCTGGCGCGCCTACGTCGTCTTCGACGTCTGA
- a CDS encoding catalase: MSEDESDTEGGTAEEQSQQSESETGTSRQHGGDVDEDSKQEQLDEVRENPEGEDLTTDHGVDVSDTINSLKAGGRGPTIMEDFHFREKMTQFDHESIPERVVHARGTGAHGHFQPYEDPDLGEYDDVSDLTKASLFQDPDQKTPVFVRFSTVVGSRGSADTVRDVRGFATKFYTEDGNWDLVGNNIPVFFIQDAMEFPDLVHAIKPEPDDGMPQASAAHDTFWDFASLKPEITHMLMWVLSGRALPRAYRMMQGFGVHTFRLINDDGESRFVKFHWTPKYGTNELVWDETQKLAGKNPDFNRQDLYDVIEAGYQPEWELGVQIFTEEEAEEFDFDVLDPTKIVPETEVPVRPIGKMTLTDTPDNFFAEVEQVAFHPGNVVPGIDFTNDPLLQGRLFSYQDTQLNRFNSANWDEIPINRPIAERHNNQRAGFMRQEINQGKVSYKPNSIGDDYPRESPEEEGGYEHFAEKVSGKKIRERSESFGDHFSQARLFWNSMTEHEQDAIVDAAHFELGKVDRMEIRERLVYDLFNNVDHEFARRVAEGVGVDPPEEPGDQLPDHDAEDPSLSMADRTPDTIETRKVAVLVDDGFDEEHLSTVADALEERGVRVKVVSKVLGDKTGADGETVEADESHVTTESVLYDAVFVPGGEDSVDALQEQGDAKHFVAEAFKHKKPVAALGAGVDLVDHVDLPGVEPVDDGLVSEQGVVLGRDGDLDGFVDRFVDAIAAHRHWDREDMEVPA, encoded by the coding sequence ATGTCAGAGGACGAATCCGACACCGAAGGTGGAACAGCCGAGGAGCAATCCCAGCAGTCCGAGTCCGAGACCGGAACCAGCCGACAGCACGGCGGCGACGTCGACGAGGACAGCAAGCAGGAGCAACTCGACGAGGTCCGGGAGAACCCCGAGGGCGAGGACCTGACGACCGACCACGGCGTCGACGTCAGCGACACGATCAACTCCCTGAAGGCGGGCGGCCGGGGGCCCACCATCATGGAGGACTTCCACTTCCGGGAGAAGATGACGCAGTTCGACCACGAGTCCATCCCGGAGCGGGTCGTCCACGCCCGCGGCACCGGCGCCCACGGCCACTTCCAGCCGTACGAGGACCCCGACCTCGGGGAGTACGACGACGTCTCCGACCTGACGAAGGCCTCCCTGTTCCAAGATCCCGACCAGAAGACGCCCGTGTTCGTCCGGTTCTCGACCGTCGTCGGGTCCCGCGGGTCGGCCGACACCGTCCGCGACGTCCGCGGGTTCGCGACCAAGTTCTACACAGAGGACGGCAACTGGGACCTCGTGGGCAACAACATCCCCGTCTTCTTCATCCAGGACGCGATGGAGTTCCCCGACCTGGTCCACGCGATCAAGCCCGAACCCGACGACGGCATGCCCCAGGCCTCGGCTGCCCACGACACCTTCTGGGACTTCGCCTCGCTGAAGCCCGAGATCACGCACATGCTCATGTGGGTGCTCTCCGGGCGGGCGCTGCCCCGGGCCTACCGCATGATGCAGGGCTTCGGCGTCCACACGTTCCGCCTGATCAACGACGACGGCGAGTCGCGGTTCGTCAAGTTCCACTGGACGCCCAAGTACGGCACCAACGAACTCGTCTGGGACGAGACCCAGAAGCTCGCCGGCAAGAACCCCGACTTCAACCGGCAGGACCTCTACGACGTCATCGAGGCGGGCTACCAGCCCGAGTGGGAACTGGGCGTCCAGATCTTCACCGAGGAGGAGGCAGAGGAGTTCGACTTCGACGTCCTCGATCCGACGAAGATCGTCCCCGAGACGGAGGTCCCCGTCCGGCCCATCGGGAAGATGACGCTCACCGACACGCCGGACAACTTCTTCGCCGAGGTCGAGCAGGTCGCCTTCCACCCCGGCAACGTCGTCCCGGGGATCGACTTCACCAACGATCCCCTCCTGCAGGGCAGGCTGTTCTCCTACCAGGACACTCAGCTCAACCGCTTCAACAGCGCCAACTGGGACGAGATCCCGATCAACCGTCCGATCGCCGAGCGCCATAACAACCAGCGCGCCGGCTTCATGCGCCAGGAGATCAACCAGGGGAAGGTCTCGTACAAGCCCAACTCCATCGGCGACGACTACCCGCGGGAATCGCCGGAGGAGGAAGGGGGCTACGAGCACTTCGCCGAGAAGGTCAGCGGCAAGAAGATCCGCGAACGCAGCGAGAGCTTCGGCGACCACTTCTCGCAGGCCAGGCTGTTCTGGAACTCCATGACCGAGCACGAGCAGGACGCCATCGTCGACGCCGCCCACTTCGAGCTCGGGAAGGTCGACCGCATGGAGATCCGCGAGCGGCTCGTCTACGACCTCTTCAACAACGTCGACCACGAGTTCGCCCGCCGCGTCGCCGAGGGCGTCGGCGTCGACCCGCCGGAGGAACCCGGCGACCAGTTGCCCGACCACGACGCCGAGGACCCCTCGCTGAGCATGGCCGATCGGACGCCCGACACCATCGAGACGCGGAAGGTCGCCGTGCTCGTCGACGACGGCTTCGACGAGGAGCACCTCTCGACGGTCGCCGACGCCCTCGAGGAGCGCGGCGTCCGCGTGAAGGTCGTCTCGAAGGTACTCGGCGACAAGACCGGCGCCGACGGGGAGACGGTCGAGGCCGACGAGAGCCACGTGACCACCGAGTCCGTCCTGTACGACGCGGTCTTCGTCCCCGGCGGCGAGGACAGCGTCGACGCGCTTCAGGAGCAGGGCGACGCCAAGCACTTCGTCGCCGAGGCGTTCAAGCACAAGAAGCCCGTCGCCGCCCTCGGGGCGGGCGTCGACCTCGTCGACCACGTCGACCTGCCCGGGGTCGAACCGGTCGACGACGGCCTCGTCTCCGAGCAGGGCGTCGTCCTCGGCCGCGACGGCGACCTGGACGGCTTCGTCGACCGCTTCGTAGACGCCATCGCTGCCCACCGCCACTGGGACCGCGAGGACATGGAAGTGCCGGCCTGA